GATTGAAGTTTACGTGATCGGACACGAATCAACAGGATTATTTCCTGACAAAAGTAGAGAGAACATGGAAAGAAGAACAAGTTGACGGTGGAGCAGGAAGCTCACCTGTCCCGGCGTTTCTCCAGGAAACGCTGAAGCGAGTGCCTTCTTGCCATGGGCAGTTCTGCAAGCGAGCAAGAAGAGGAGTCACTAATAATCTCTGATCTGTGAGCTAATGGTGGAGAAAAAGGAACCACTAGAACCAAGGAAGAGGGGGGAGTTCCGACCATCTTGCAGCTTGCACAGAGCGTCGCTGGCGGTAGGCATCAGCTGCGGCTGGGGCTGCCCGCCGGCAGTGGAGCTTTGCAGTGACAGAGACCTCGTGAGCACCGGCCCGAGCGCCGCGGCGGCCGCGGCAGCGCTGGGGCCGACAATTGCGGGGGCTTTCTCGGCGGCAGCAGGAGTCCGGTCGCCAGATACCTTCGTAGCCCCAGCAACGGCGGCGGCGATGAGCATGATCGCCTGGGCCTGCTTCAGTGTCGACCCAAAAGCTTCAGCTGGAGTGGCGAGTCCAAAGCGTGCAGTGTGGGGAGATGTTCCAACTAAACGGATCTAGATCCGGAGTCAGATACCTTTTCCGGCGGGATCGCGTTGTAGACTCTGACCTTTCCGGCGTAGAAGATGGTGAACGGCGACGCAGCAGCCGGTGGGTACGCCGTTGTCATCGTCAACCCCCTCAACAATCTCCCACATAGCAACACAACAACCCAAAGCAAAAGAGAAATATTTATACATGGAATCAGATGGAGAGAAGAGCGGTAGCAACTACAATCGAGCATATTCTCGACAACAAGAACATCCATCGCCAACAGCAAGAAGATTTCAGACAGAATCCGAGACGTGGAAGCCGTGAGATCATTGCAAGTTAGAAGCAGAGCAACCGGTACCTGTTAGCGGGGTGCGTCTTCACATCCTTCCTCTCCATCACGCCTTGTTCTTGATTCCTCACGGCTCGCTATCTTCCTCAGGTCATAGGAGAGGGCAGCGTCACGGGACTAGTGCGCCTTAAATCAAACCCGTTCCTGTGCTCGCACGCCCACGTTCCTTCCGTCCTGGCTCTGAACGTCAAGGAAACGCAacgtacgagagagagagagagagagagagagatgctaatATTGGAAGGAAGgaaaatgaaaagaagaggtaaaaTAGTGGTCCCATTTCTTGGACGACGACTTTTTAGTTTTGTCACGTGGAGGATTCGATTTAAACTATTCCTTTTTTTAACTCGTGGCAAACACTCGATTCCTTCTCTTTGATGTATGCCTCTGCACGCAACTTTTGCACTCAGCGTCCTCTGTTTGTCCGCTGTTTCTGATTCCTCTGGATCGAAGCGTTGGAGAGGTAGAAGAAAGTTATCCCCCGATAGATGGATGTT
This DNA window, taken from Musa acuminata AAA Group cultivar baxijiao chromosome BXJ3-7, Cavendish_Baxijiao_AAA, whole genome shotgun sequence, encodes the following:
- the LOC103991752 gene encoding protein TIFY 3 isoform X1, coding for MERKDVKTHPANRLLRGLTMTTAYPPAAASPFTIFYAGKVRVYNAIPPEKQAQAIMLIAAAVAGATKVSGDRTPAAAEKAPAIVGPSAAAAAAALGPVLTRSLSLQSSTAGGQPQPQLMPTASDALCKLQDELPMARRHSLQRFLEKRRDRLANRAPYAAEKSSDMEVASEERPQLT
- the LOC103991752 gene encoding protein TIFY 3 isoform X2; the encoded protein is MERKDVKTHPANRLLRGLTMTTAYPPAAASPFTIFYAGKVRVYNAIPPEKAQAIMLIAAAVAGATKVSGDRTPAAAEKAPAIVGPSAAAAAAALGPVLTRSLSLQSSTAGGQPQPQLMPTASDALCKLQDELPMARRHSLQRFLEKRRDRLANRAPYAAEKSSDMEVASEERPQLT